One Streptomyces sp. B21-105 genomic region harbors:
- a CDS encoding LamG domain-containing protein, producing the protein MFANTDGFTFTLEQHSVPVRVAQPGGGWQMPDATLERRADGTVGPRAAAAEMTFSGGADDEPLVKIADQGRSLELDWKADLPAPEIDGANAVYRNVLPDVDLKLTATVESFQQVLVVKTPQAAANPALKELTFDLKTDGLAVRKGAAGNLAAVDGTGNTVFRSPPAQMWDSAGKAAATDTASDGGTAAQLVQQSAGTEDTQPTPGDPSEQAASGTGLEPGQGDNVSRVDVNVTQDTLSVVPDADMLTTTAADAYPIFIDPTVTWGESERTLLRSDGYASYGWGNGTDDNGQGAGKCGSWNGYYCGPGYVQRLYFEFAPDSLKGKRVLDATFAVTEPWAFQCDPRWVDLVRTDNISSSTTWATRPKELDWMVDRYVSAGRGSLCDPDAPDAPIEFNDAADEPNENLTPTVQDFAAGKFSRLTLEVRAHDESDASAWKRFKNDAVLRVAYVAYPAKPTGVGIVSGSGTVCSTDAAHPTTVSDPTPALNSTPQTALGGESGAKLKAWFRIESQAADGTWSGSGIAAPSGTGFVGDNVKMTTSWPSTLNEGPLYRYSSLTQAFHDSGAYSQSSGYVSWCYFKVDPTSPKAPTVTFNGPYVQCLPDNCPEAGAPGGFTFGPAEGDTNNKQYEYHLSEAAEGEPASGTTWTTLAPGVPTASVKPPADGRYVLEVRAKDVLGRAGEPNPVQFKVAKGEAPVGLWHFDEADGVAKDSAPAGGASDAALTGPTTRDGHGRRGLITHDAQGLELKPEDRVTDKGLALDGTTGYTATNGPVLGTGSSYTVSAWVRLTDDSRNATALGQDPVMSGGWYSAFYLGYRADSKKWELRTSPKDATDGDISNQIVQSERPAALNVWTHLAAVYDSDTKLIKLYVNGELQGTDTVAPSWTSTDRFQIGRAWWRGAYYDYWKGSIDEVQAWQRALLDSEVAGDARLLMPGGMTGVELVAGWSAEGVADEGTTVPDTSNYGRALTLEGGSAVRTEQIVLDGVEGAAAAAGPFVDDTGSFTVSTQVAVDRAEINKKAVGYIGQVVGERTADGSSWGLWFKRTGTKTYFDDSPEVMEEVTIPLGSWFFGRLNADGSTFTGIESDVEAALDAPVRLTGIFDAQSGKIALRVGTALNGDWTQYSTRIGTGAIAVGKGPAGAVYQHYLPARVSDVRIWAGAMNKENQIKAQIGS; encoded by the coding sequence GTGTTTGCGAACACCGACGGATTCACCTTCACCCTGGAACAGCACTCCGTGCCGGTCCGCGTCGCCCAGCCCGGCGGCGGCTGGCAGATGCCGGACGCCACGCTGGAGCGCCGCGCCGATGGAACGGTCGGCCCGAGGGCGGCAGCGGCCGAGATGACCTTCTCCGGCGGAGCAGACGACGAACCGCTCGTCAAGATCGCTGACCAGGGGCGCTCGCTCGAGCTGGACTGGAAGGCGGACCTTCCCGCGCCGGAGATCGACGGGGCGAACGCGGTCTACCGCAACGTTCTGCCGGACGTCGACCTCAAGCTGACGGCCACCGTCGAGAGCTTCCAGCAGGTCCTCGTCGTCAAGACGCCGCAGGCGGCTGCGAACCCGGCGCTCAAGGAGCTCACCTTCGACCTGAAGACGGACGGCCTCGCCGTCCGTAAGGGCGCCGCAGGCAACCTCGCCGCCGTCGACGGCACCGGCAACACCGTTTTCCGGTCCCCGCCGGCCCAGATGTGGGACTCCGCGGGCAAGGCCGCCGCCACGGACACGGCCTCCGACGGCGGTACCGCTGCGCAGCTCGTGCAGCAGAGCGCCGGCACCGAGGACACGCAGCCGACGCCCGGCGATCCGTCTGAACAGGCAGCCTCGGGTACCGGCTTGGAGCCGGGCCAGGGCGACAACGTTTCCCGCGTGGACGTCAACGTGACCCAGGACACACTCTCCGTCGTCCCGGACGCGGACATGCTGACGACCACCGCAGCCGATGCCTATCCGATCTTCATCGACCCGACCGTCACCTGGGGCGAGTCCGAGCGCACGCTGCTCAGGTCCGACGGCTACGCGTCCTACGGCTGGGGCAACGGCACCGACGACAACGGTCAAGGTGCCGGCAAGTGCGGTTCGTGGAACGGCTACTACTGCGGGCCCGGGTACGTCCAGCGGCTCTACTTCGAGTTCGCGCCCGACAGCCTCAAAGGCAAGCGAGTGCTCGACGCCACCTTCGCGGTGACCGAACCGTGGGCCTTCCAGTGTGACCCCCGCTGGGTCGACCTGGTCCGTACCGACAACATCTCCTCCTCGACGACGTGGGCGACCCGTCCCAAGGAACTGGACTGGATGGTCGACCGGTACGTGTCCGCAGGACGCGGCTCCCTGTGTGACCCCGATGCGCCCGACGCTCCCATCGAGTTCAACGACGCCGCGGACGAGCCCAACGAGAACCTCACGCCGACCGTGCAGGACTTCGCGGCCGGCAAGTTCTCCCGGCTGACGCTCGAGGTCCGCGCCCACGACGAGAGCGACGCGTCCGCCTGGAAGCGCTTCAAGAACGACGCCGTGCTCCGGGTCGCCTACGTCGCCTACCCGGCCAAGCCGACGGGCGTCGGCATCGTCAGTGGCTCCGGCACGGTGTGCAGCACCGACGCCGCGCATCCGACCACTGTCTCCGACCCGACCCCTGCCCTGAATTCCACGCCGCAGACGGCGTTGGGCGGTGAGAGCGGAGCCAAGCTGAAGGCATGGTTCCGCATCGAGTCACAGGCCGCGGACGGCACCTGGTCCGGCTCGGGCATCGCCGCACCCTCCGGGACCGGCTTCGTCGGTGACAACGTCAAGATGACGACCTCATGGCCGAGCACCCTCAACGAAGGTCCGCTGTACCGCTACAGCTCGCTGACCCAGGCGTTCCACGACAGCGGCGCCTACTCGCAGTCCTCGGGCTATGTCAGCTGGTGCTACTTCAAGGTCGACCCGACCTCGCCCAAGGCGCCCACGGTCACGTTCAACGGCCCGTACGTCCAGTGCCTTCCCGACAACTGCCCGGAGGCCGGCGCACCCGGCGGCTTCACCTTCGGCCCCGCCGAGGGTGACACCAACAACAAGCAGTACGAGTACCACCTGAGCGAAGCAGCCGAAGGCGAGCCCGCGTCAGGCACCACCTGGACCACCCTGGCCCCGGGTGTCCCCACTGCGAGCGTCAAGCCGCCGGCGGACGGAAGGTACGTCCTCGAGGTGCGGGCGAAGGACGTCCTGGGTCGTGCGGGTGAACCCAACCCGGTCCAGTTCAAGGTCGCCAAGGGCGAAGCCCCCGTCGGTCTCTGGCACTTCGACGAGGCCGACGGTGTGGCCAAGGACAGCGCCCCTGCCGGAGGCGCCTCCGACGCCGCACTCACCGGGCCGACCACCCGCGACGGCCACGGCCGCCGCGGCCTGATCACCCATGACGCCCAAGGCCTGGAACTGAAGCCTGAGGACCGGGTGACCGACAAGGGCCTTGCCCTTGACGGCACCACCGGGTACACCGCCACCAACGGTCCGGTCCTCGGGACCGGATCGTCGTACACCGTCTCCGCCTGGGTGCGTCTGACGGACGACAGCCGCAACGCGACAGCGCTCGGCCAGGACCCTGTCATGAGCGGCGGCTGGTACAGCGCCTTCTACCTGGGTTACCGGGCTGACTCCAAGAAGTGGGAGCTGCGCACCTCGCCGAAGGACGCGACGGACGGGGACATCAGCAACCAGATCGTCCAGTCCGAGCGGCCGGCTGCCCTGAACGTGTGGACGCACCTGGCAGCCGTGTACGACAGCGACACCAAGCTGATCAAGCTCTACGTCAACGGTGAGCTCCAGGGCACCGACACGGTCGCGCCGTCCTGGACGTCGACCGACCGCTTTCAGATCGGCCGTGCCTGGTGGCGTGGCGCCTACTACGACTACTGGAAGGGCTCCATCGACGAGGTCCAGGCATGGCAGCGGGCTCTCCTTGACTCCGAGGTCGCCGGCGACGCCCGGCTGCTCATGCCTGGCGGCATGACAGGCGTGGAACTGGTCGCCGGCTGGTCCGCCGAGGGCGTCGCGGATGAGGGCACCACCGTCCCGGACACTTCGAATTACGGTCGCGCGCTGACGCTGGAGGGCGGATCGGCCGTCCGTACCGAGCAGATCGTCCTCGACGGCGTGGAGGGCGCGGCTGCCGCCGCCGGTCCGTTCGTCGACGACACGGGTTCCTTCACGGTGTCGACGCAGGTGGCGGTGGACCGCGCCGAGATCAACAAGAAGGCAGTCGGCTACATCGGCCAGGTCGTGGGGGAGCGGACGGCGGACGGCTCCTCTTGGGGGCTGTGGTTCAAGCGGACCGGCACCAAGACGTATTTCGACGATTCGCCGGAGGTGATGGAGGAGGTGACCATCCCGCTCGGCTCCTGGTTCTTCGGACGGCTGAACGCTGATGGGTCCACCTTCACCGGCATCGAGTCGGACGTGGAGGCCGCTCTCGACGCGCCCGTCCGCCTGACCGGCATCTTCGACGCTCAGAGCGGCAAGATCGCGCTCCGGGTCGGCACCGCCCTGAACGGCGACTGGACGCAGTACTCCACCCGGATCGGCACGGGTGCGATCGCCGTCGGCAAGGGCCCGGCCGGTGCGGTGTACCAGCACTACCTGCCGGCCAGGGTCTCCGACGTACGGATCTGGGCCGGCGCCATGAACAAGGAGAACCAGATCAAGGCGCAGATCGGCTCCTGA
- a CDS encoding polymorphic toxin-type HINT domain-containing protein, which produces MGRASVVFGIGSSGTRQGRSRRRRRRALVVLPLTVALSIPVGLAPVAAADGTKGGVGRPDLPAQRVSKVKPVTGLGAEQARERVAKDLRDNTAQARRGRTEQRQGDAWPKAGSADLTLAGASVAASPGGLPVTLTPVRGKAALAQGTNATVTVLDQSVADRLGVTGVVLAAEAGAAGKARIGVDYEAFASAVGGGWSGRLELVRLPECALTTPGKAQCRVQTPLGSHNDAAERTVSAEVNLPARTEGPSPQLGSTGGTTVMALTTSGSSQSAKGTGDYSATPLTPSSSWAAGGSSGAFTWTYGLSMPPAAAGPAPGLNIGYDSGSVDGRTATTNNQPTSVGEGFTLTESYIERSYGSCDDDGHTDVNDRCWTYDNARLVLNGKSSRLVKTSTAGVWKLEDDDSSTVTRLTGAANGDDDGEYWKVVTSDGTTYVFGQDKLAGATTQRTNSTWTVPVFGDDDGEPGYTAGSTFAERAVTQAWRWNLDYVVDTRGNASTYWYDKDTNYYKKNKATKADAEYVRSGRLKEITYGLRAGELFTDKADAKVTLDYAERCTAADCTSLTKGTADNWPDVPFDAICTKDSTECLTQSPSFFTRKRLTGVNTFSWNTATGIYDPVDTWAFTQQFLDGGDIGDTSDQVLTLQSIKRTAKAGTAMTTLPVSFTYQMRPNRVDGTDDILPMTRPRISTVTSETGSITTVSLSATECVRSQVLAAPQDANTRSCYPQFWNINGAQDASVDWFHKYRVLAVVTTDPAGQNDAVENEYTYSGAAWHYSDDPFVPKAERTWSDWRGYRQVTAYKGSRNAPARSKTVSLYMQGMDGDPNKNGTAKSVSVVPPAEPAIGVAALKDSDEYSGTLLEQITYDGATPISATSSYPWSKETARQTGVPDAGDHVARFVRTKKTASYSYLTGSDTWRSTGADTVEFDAEGRPVRVLDTGDAAKSGDETCTQTWYADNDTVGLKNLVSRVRTVALGCTFTEADLKLEAVGGTRGNVLADTATAYDGLPWTTTMQPTKGLPTWVGRAGAYGTGGSVTWDKGTTTDYDVLGRQIKVTDADLKSTTTAYTPATAGPPTRTIQTNAAGHQNITYTDPRRGLPTRIYDANLKKSELAYDALGRVTDVWLPNRNRGTQSPNSKYTYNLSNTNPSWVSSATLKADGQTYKTSYTIYDSLLRTLQTQQPTPQGGRLLTDTRYDSRDLAYETQADIFDNTSTPNGTYTRAEYGEAPAQTLTTYDGAQRTTSSTLLVFGVEKQKTTTTYTGDSVATTALTGGSATRTITDARGQTTETREYAGTSPTDAQYGGTPGIAYASTKFTYTLDGKQQSITGPDGSSWTYTYDLLGRQKSATDPDKGLTTTDYDLLDRPVRTTNGGKTVLTAYDSISRPTATWSGEHKPENLLTRHTYDAPSFKGLPATSTRYVGGETGAAYTKSVTAYDDLKRPTATELTLPAGDALAASIPNGKLTYTTTYRIDGTTGTISEPALGGLSAEIVEYGYGDLGQLTSVSGIAGYVQNINYTALGQVGGLTLGRGGPGDRNVYVTNTYEQGTGRLTNSNVTDQTHPYMLQDLTYTFDQAGNVTSIADPTSLGGSSRHETQCFAYDGYRRLAEAWSPTSTNCADSRDASQLSGPAPYWTSYTYNTSGQRETETQHAATGNSTTRYCYDADKQPHALRFTTARTECGTVDPAKDKVYDYDTAGNTTARPGKTAQQDLTWSVEGRLDKLTETGKATTQYLYDADGQLLIRSTDNGERILYAGATELHLPPGGAAAWAQRTYTAGDAAVAIRSDEGGVQKLSFLAGDHHGTQSLSVTADASQTVTKRFMSPFGSDRGGSVGTWGTDKGFLGKTLDKTTGLTHIGAREYDAAIGQFISVDPLLDASNAQTLNGYSYAANSPLTYSDPDGRKIFEGDNTGGIDSGGHGGVTTVKNRDRVRNGGGLNSLPVDDDGGDKADDCPWYSWCGVKSGYHNTMSWAREHREVISVVTEIVVTGACGASAVTAGMVSGGAGFTALAGCGALGGAAASAVDNALDPGADHSLTGQLSAQANGAIWGAASNVTGAGVGKGIAKIIGKCHSFLPGTKVLLADGRTKDIEDVEAGDTVVTTDVETGKNVEKKVLETIRTEDDKDFTEITVATGDTLSSIVATDTHPFWVPDLKEWVEAGDLQVGQMLRTSAGTHVQITAASHYTKRQRTHDLTIEDIHAYYVLAGATPVLVHNCGGANGGKYGDLQPAGAGNEINHIPANSSSPLSKYSGPSIRMDYADHRAVYSTGSSLESKAWRMRQKELIDGGDFRGAMQMDVDDIRSRFGNKYDEAITEMWMSLSQNKALRKWASGQNP; this is translated from the coding sequence ATGGGAAGAGCATCTGTGGTATTCGGCATAGGTAGTTCGGGCACACGGCAGGGGAGATCCCGCCGTAGACGCCGCCGCGCGCTCGTGGTGCTGCCCCTGACCGTGGCACTGTCGATACCGGTCGGTCTTGCACCGGTCGCGGCAGCCGACGGCACGAAGGGCGGGGTCGGGCGTCCCGATCTGCCCGCGCAGCGAGTCAGCAAGGTCAAGCCGGTCACCGGGCTCGGGGCGGAGCAGGCCCGAGAGCGCGTGGCCAAGGACCTACGGGACAACACCGCTCAGGCCCGGCGTGGGCGGACCGAGCAGCGGCAGGGCGACGCGTGGCCCAAGGCCGGCTCTGCCGACCTGACGCTGGCAGGCGCCTCGGTCGCGGCGTCGCCCGGTGGTCTGCCGGTCACGCTCACCCCCGTGCGGGGCAAGGCCGCTCTCGCCCAGGGCACAAACGCCACCGTCACCGTCCTCGACCAGAGTGTGGCGGATCGTCTCGGCGTCACCGGTGTGGTCCTCGCAGCCGAGGCCGGCGCGGCGGGCAAGGCCCGGATCGGCGTCGACTACGAGGCCTTCGCCTCCGCGGTCGGCGGCGGCTGGTCCGGGCGACTCGAGCTCGTCCGGCTGCCGGAATGCGCCCTGACCACGCCCGGCAAGGCACAGTGCCGGGTCCAGACCCCGCTCGGCTCGCACAACGACGCCGCTGAGCGGACGGTATCCGCCGAGGTCAACCTTCCCGCCAGGACCGAGGGCCCCTCGCCGCAGCTCGGCTCCACCGGCGGCACCACTGTCATGGCTCTGACCACCTCGGGCAGCAGTCAGTCGGCGAAGGGCACGGGCGACTACAGCGCCACGCCGCTCACGCCCTCGTCCTCCTGGGCGGCGGGCGGCAGCTCGGGCGCTTTCACCTGGACGTACGGGCTGTCGATGCCGCCTGCCGCGGCCGGACCCGCTCCCGGCCTGAACATCGGTTACGACTCCGGCAGCGTGGACGGCCGTACCGCCACCACGAACAACCAGCCCACCTCCGTCGGTGAGGGCTTCACCCTCACCGAGTCGTACATCGAGCGCAGCTACGGCAGTTGCGACGACGACGGCCACACGGACGTCAACGACCGCTGCTGGACGTACGACAACGCCCGTCTGGTGCTGAACGGCAAGTCCTCCCGGCTGGTGAAGACGTCGACGGCCGGCGTCTGGAAGCTGGAGGACGACGACTCCTCGACGGTGACCCGGCTCACCGGCGCCGCCAACGGCGACGACGACGGCGAATACTGGAAGGTCGTCACCAGCGACGGCACCACCTATGTCTTCGGCCAGGACAAGCTCGCCGGCGCCACCACCCAGCGCACCAACTCCACCTGGACCGTTCCCGTCTTCGGCGACGACGACGGGGAGCCCGGCTACACCGCGGGCAGCACCTTCGCGGAGCGGGCAGTCACTCAGGCCTGGCGCTGGAACCTCGACTACGTCGTGGACACTCGCGGCAACGCGTCCACGTACTGGTACGACAAGGACACGAACTACTACAAGAAGAACAAGGCCACCAAGGCCGACGCGGAATACGTCCGCAGCGGCCGCCTGAAAGAGATCACCTACGGTCTGCGCGCGGGTGAGCTCTTCACCGACAAGGCCGATGCCAAGGTCACCCTCGACTACGCCGAGCGGTGCACAGCGGCGGACTGCACGTCCCTCACCAAGGGAACGGCCGACAACTGGCCCGACGTGCCCTTCGACGCCATCTGCACCAAGGACTCCACCGAATGCCTCACCCAGTCCCCGTCGTTCTTCACCCGTAAGCGCCTCACCGGCGTCAACACCTTCTCCTGGAACACGGCGACCGGCATCTACGACCCGGTCGACACCTGGGCCTTCACCCAGCAGTTCCTCGACGGCGGCGACATCGGGGACACCTCCGACCAGGTGCTGACGCTCCAGTCGATCAAGCGGACCGCGAAGGCCGGCACCGCCATGACGACGCTGCCGGTGTCGTTCACCTATCAGATGCGGCCGAACCGGGTGGACGGCACGGACGACATCCTGCCCATGACCCGGCCCCGCATCTCCACCGTCACGTCCGAGACCGGCTCCATCACCACGGTCAGCCTGTCCGCGACCGAGTGCGTCCGCAGCCAGGTCCTCGCAGCGCCGCAGGACGCCAACACCCGCAGCTGCTATCCGCAGTTCTGGAACATCAACGGAGCACAGGACGCCTCCGTCGACTGGTTCCACAAGTACCGCGTCCTCGCCGTGGTCACCACCGACCCGGCCGGCCAGAACGACGCCGTCGAGAACGAGTACACCTACAGCGGCGCGGCCTGGCACTACAGCGACGACCCGTTCGTGCCCAAGGCCGAGCGGACCTGGTCCGACTGGCGTGGCTACCGCCAGGTGACGGCCTACAAGGGCTCCCGCAACGCCCCGGCGCGCTCCAAGACGGTGTCCCTGTACATGCAGGGCATGGACGGTGACCCCAACAAAAACGGCACGGCCAAGTCCGTCTCCGTCGTCCCGCCGGCCGAGCCCGCGATCGGTGTGGCCGCCCTCAAGGACAGCGACGAATACAGCGGCACCCTGCTGGAGCAGATCACCTACGACGGCGCCACCCCGATCTCAGCCACCAGCAGCTACCCCTGGTCGAAGGAGACGGCCCGCCAGACGGGCGTGCCCGACGCCGGCGACCACGTGGCCCGTTTCGTCCGGACGAAGAAGACCGCCTCGTACAGCTACCTGACGGGGTCGGACACCTGGCGGTCCACCGGCGCCGACACCGTCGAATTCGACGCCGAGGGCCGGCCCGTCAGGGTCCTCGACACCGGCGACGCCGCCAAGAGCGGTGACGAGACGTGCACGCAGACCTGGTACGCCGACAATGACACGGTCGGTCTGAAGAACCTGGTCTCACGCGTGCGCACCGTCGCCCTCGGCTGCACGTTCACCGAGGCGGACCTGAAGCTGGAAGCCGTCGGCGGCACCCGTGGCAACGTCCTGGCCGACACGGCGACGGCCTACGACGGCCTCCCGTGGACCACCACGATGCAGCCGACCAAGGGCCTTCCCACCTGGGTGGGCCGGGCCGGCGCCTACGGCACGGGCGGCTCCGTCACCTGGGACAAGGGCACCACCACGGACTACGACGTGCTCGGCCGGCAGATCAAGGTCACCGACGCCGACCTGAAGTCGACCACCACGGCCTACACGCCCGCCACCGCGGGGCCGCCGACCAGGACGATCCAGACCAACGCCGCAGGCCACCAGAACATCACCTACACCGACCCGCGACGCGGACTGCCCACGCGCATCTACGACGCCAACCTGAAGAAGTCGGAACTCGCCTACGACGCGCTCGGCCGCGTCACGGACGTCTGGCTGCCCAACCGTAACCGCGGCACACAGAGCCCGAACAGCAAGTACACCTACAACCTCAGCAACACCAACCCGTCATGGGTCTCCAGCGCCACCCTGAAGGCAGACGGACAGACCTACAAGACCAGCTACACGATCTACGACTCGCTGCTGCGGACCCTGCAAACCCAGCAGCCGACCCCGCAGGGAGGCAGGCTCCTCACCGACACCCGCTACGACTCACGCGACCTCGCCTACGAGACGCAGGCGGACATCTTCGACAACACCAGCACCCCCAACGGCACCTACACGCGCGCCGAGTACGGCGAGGCACCCGCCCAGACCCTGACCACCTACGACGGTGCCCAGCGGACGACCTCCAGCACCCTGCTCGTCTTCGGCGTGGAGAAGCAGAAGACCACCACCACCTACACCGGTGACTCGGTGGCCACCACCGCCCTCACCGGAGGGTCGGCCACGCGAACGATCACCGATGCCAGGGGCCAGACCACCGAAACGCGAGAGTACGCGGGCACCAGCCCCACCGACGCACAGTACGGAGGCACGCCCGGGATCGCCTACGCCTCGACAAAGTTCACGTACACCCTCGACGGCAAGCAGCAGAGCATCACCGGCCCCGACGGCTCCTCGTGGACCTACACCTACGACCTGCTGGGGCGCCAGAAGAGTGCCACCGACCCGGACAAGGGCCTGACCACCACCGACTACGACCTTCTCGACCGGCCGGTGAGGACCACCAACGGCGGGAAGACCGTTCTCACGGCCTACGACAGCATCAGCCGGCCCACCGCGACATGGTCGGGGGAGCACAAGCCCGAGAACCTGCTCACCAGACACACCTACGACGCGCCGTCCTTCAAGGGTCTCCCGGCCACCTCCACCCGCTACGTCGGCGGTGAGACGGGGGCGGCCTACACCAAGTCGGTCACCGCGTACGACGACCTCAAGCGCCCCACGGCGACGGAACTCACGCTCCCCGCGGGCGACGCGCTTGCCGCGTCCATCCCGAACGGCAAGCTGACCTACACCACGACGTACCGCATCGACGGCACCACGGGCACCATCTCCGAGCCCGCCCTCGGCGGACTGTCCGCCGAGATCGTCGAATACGGCTACGGCGACCTCGGCCAGCTCACCTCGGTCAGTGGCATCGCCGGTTACGTCCAGAACATCAACTACACGGCACTCGGCCAGGTGGGCGGGCTCACCCTGGGCCGGGGCGGCCCCGGTGACCGCAACGTCTACGTCACCAACACCTACGAGCAGGGCACCGGCCGCCTGACCAACAGCAACGTCACGGACCAGACCCACCCGTACATGCTGCAGGACCTCACCTACACCTTCGACCAGGCCGGCAACGTCACCTCGATCGCCGACCCGACCAGCCTCGGCGGCAGCAGCCGACACGAGACCCAGTGCTTCGCCTACGACGGCTACCGCCGCCTTGCCGAGGCATGGTCCCCCACGTCCACAAACTGCGCCGACTCCCGCGACGCGAGCCAGCTGTCCGGCCCGGCACCGTACTGGACCTCGTACACCTACAACACCTCGGGCCAGCGGGAAACCGAGACACAGCACGCCGCCACGGGCAACTCCACCACGAGGTACTGCTACGACGCGGACAAGCAACCGCACGCCCTGCGTTTCACGACCGCCCGAACCGAGTGCGGCACCGTCGACCCGGCCAAGGACAAGGTCTACGACTACGACACCGCCGGCAACACCACCGCGCGCCCAGGAAAGACAGCCCAGCAGGACCTCACCTGGTCCGTGGAAGGCCGACTCGACAAACTCACCGAGACCGGCAAGGCAACGACCCAGTACCTCTACGACGCTGACGGACAACTGCTGATCCGCAGCACGGACAACGGCGAGCGCATCCTCTACGCCGGCGCCACCGAGCTGCACCTGCCCCCGGGCGGAGCGGCGGCCTGGGCACAACGCACCTACACGGCGGGCGACGCCGCCGTCGCCATCCGCTCCGACGAAGGGGGCGTCCAAAAGCTCTCCTTCCTCGCTGGTGACCACCACGGCACGCAGAGCCTGAGCGTCACCGCCGACGCCTCGCAGACAGTCACCAAGCGCTTCATGAGCCCCTTCGGCTCAGATCGCGGCGGATCCGTCGGCACATGGGGAACCGACAAGGGCTTCCTGGGCAAGACGCTCGACAAGACGACCGGCCTGACCCATATCGGGGCCCGCGAGTACGACGCGGCGATCGGCCAGTTCATCAGCGTCGATCCCCTCCTTGACGCGTCCAACGCCCAGACCCTCAACGGCTACAGCTACGCAGCCAACAGCCCCCTCACCTACTCCGACCCCGATGGCCGGAAGATCTTCGAGGGCGACAACACCGGCGGGATCGACAGCGGCGGCCACGGCGGAGTGACCACCGTCAAAAACCGTGACAGGGTCCGCAACGGCGGAGGCCTCAACAGCCTGCCGGTGGACGACGACGGAGGCGACAAGGCCGACGACTGCCCCTGGTACTCGTGGTGCGGCGTCAAAAGCGGCTATCACAACACCATGAGCTGGGCTCGTGAGCACCGAGAGGTCATCTCGGTCGTGACCGAGATCGTCGTCACGGGGGCCTGCGGGGCCAGCGCCGTCACTGCCGGCATGGTCTCCGGCGGCGCCGGATTCACGGCCTTGGCCGGTTGCGGTGCGTTGGGGGGTGCCGCCGCCTCGGCCGTCGACAACGCCCTCGACCCGGGAGCAGACCACAGCCTCACCGGCCAGCTCTCGGCCCAGGCCAACGGCGCCATCTGGGGCGCCGCCAGCAACGTCACCGGAGCTGGTGTCGGAAAGGGCATCGCGAAGATCATCGGGAAGTGTCACTCGTTCCTGCCCGGCACCAAGGTCCTGCTGGCCGACGGCAGGACGAAGGACATCGAGGACGTCGAGGCCGGCGACACCGTCGTCACGACCGACGTCGAGACCGGCAAGAACGTGGAGAAGAAGGTCCTCGAAACCATCCGGACCGAGGACGACAAGGACTTCACGGAAATCACCGTCGCGACAGGCGACACCCTGTCGAGCATCGTCGCTACCGACACCCACCCCTTCTGGGTCCCCGACCTGAAGGAATGGGTCGAGGCCGGTGACCTCCAAGTCGGCCAGATGCTCCGCACCAGCGCCGGCACCCACGTCCAGATCACCGCAGCCAGCCACTACACCAAGCGCCAACGCACACACGACCTCACCATCGAGGACATCCACGCGTACTATGTGCTGGCGGGGGCCACACCGGTACTCGTTCACAACTGCGGTGGCGCGAACGGTGGGAAATACGGAGACCTGCAACCTGCGGGGGCGGGAAACGAGATCAATCACATTCCTGCCAATTCATCCAGCCCTCTCAGTAAGTACAGCGGTCCGTCGATTCGAATGGATTATGCCGACCATCGTGCCGTTTACAGCACCGGATCCTCTCTTGAGTCGAAGGCGTGGCGCATGAGGCAGAAGGAGCTGATAGATGGCGGCGACTTCCGGGGCGCTATGCAGATGGACGTGGATGATATTCGCTCCCGGTTCGGCAATAAGTACGACGAGGCGATCACGGAAATGTGGATGAGCCTTAGTCAGAACAAGGCCCTTCGGAAGTGGGCGTCAGGGCAAAACCCCTAG